A window of the Tursiops truncatus isolate mTurTru1 chromosome 14, mTurTru1.mat.Y, whole genome shotgun sequence genome harbors these coding sequences:
- the GCC2 gene encoding GRIP and coiled-coil domain-containing protein 2 isoform X3, giving the protein MILLRQTNHPVPKQALTIRLDAMLLEKAETEQQCVSLKKENIKMKQEVEDSATKLEDVREEFEQSQRNYVKEMENLKNELMAVHSRYSNDKAGWQKELEEASKKQLELSEQIKFQSDSEGNVKKLQEEIQKIKPAFEEQILCLQKQLEVATNEKEREITHLQGVIEANSQQYQKEINSLQEELLQLKSTHQEEVKELKCQIEASAKEHEAEVNHLNQLKENLVRQCEASEKNLQEKYECELENANQENQMCSLLLQEDTLVEQAVNEKVKHLEDTLKELKSQHSILKDELTYMNNLKLKLEIDAQHTKDEFFHEREDLEFKINELLLAKEEQGCVVEKLKSELEDSNKQFCCTVEQHNKEVQSLKEQHQKEISELNEALLSGSEKEKLTLMFEIQGLKEQCENLQQEKQEAILNYESLREIMEILQAELGESAGKISQEFESMKQQQASDVNELQQKLRTAFNEKDALLETMNSLQRENEKLLTQQQIVPELENTIKNLQEKNEVYLVSLSQRDTMLQEFEAKISSLTEEKDDLISKIKGSHEEVETVYHRRERGERFIVGPGEKVEQTTQCNSELEQKVNELTAQLEETLKEKDQNDEKLEKLMAQLKTLSEDQEAVSSEVKSLHEENSRLCSEKNQLSRDLESLLSQKEGDFMLKEQISELEKKLQLTVEERDNLNKLLENEQLQKLFVRAQLCGFLEQMESKVSEKSEEQDVVSVLQAVGESLAKINEEKHNLVFQYGKRVAELEKEIKFLQEENVIQCEELRSLLRDHELEKPLLRKELEETLLEKEALQSDLLEMKNANEQTRLENQNLLIQVEELSQKLCSKNEKGKYFIKELENLRPLLEQKESELQDVRAELISLKDSLEKSPSVESDQPSVKEFEEKIAYLEEECKDKEEKIEKLKLVALKAKKELGSSRKEAQTLREELESVRSERDQVSASMRDLIQGAESYKNLVLEYDKQSEQLDLEKERAHNFEHQVEDLTRQLRNLTFQCEKLNSDNEDLLARIETLQSNTRLLEVQILEVHKAKAMADKELEAEKLQKEQKIKEHASSVNELEELQLQLQKEKKQLQKTMQELELVRKDAQQTTLMNMEIADYERLMKELNQKLANKSSKIEDLEQEIKLQKQKQETLQDEMTSLQASVQQYEEKNTKIKQLLVKTKKELADSKRAETDHLILQASLKGELEASQQQVEVYKIQLAEMTSEKHKAHQHLKASADQQQRTLGAYQQRVAALQEECRAARAEQAAVTSEFESYKVRVHNVLKQQKTKSVSQTETDGAKQERDHLEMLIDQLKIKLQDTQNNLQINVSELQTLQSEHDALLERHNRMLQETVSKETGLREKLCAVQSENSAMKSEHAQTVSQLSAQHEALRGSFRDQVLQLQEEHRRTVETLQQQLSRLQAQLFQLRSEPSTRSPASSQQPLRSLRERRSADLPLLDVPATTREEGEGMETTDTESVSSAGTHAQSLEQLLRSPEARLEPPSWHAEFTKEELVQKLSSTTKSADHLNGLLRETEATNAILMEQIKLLKSEIRRLERNQAREQSAANLEYLKNVLLQFILLKPGSERARLLPVVDTMLQLSPEEKARLAAAAQGARAWDADQSFETLSIGRALPCVSP; this is encoded by the exons ATGATATTATTAAG GCAAACAAATCATCCTGTTCCAAAACAGGCATTGACCATACGTCTGGATGCTATGCTTTTGGAAAAAGCAGAGACTGAGCAACAGTGTGTTTCtttgaagaaggaaaatattaaaatgaagcaGGAGGTTGAG GATTCTGCAACTAAGTTGGAAGATGTGCGCGAGGAGTTTGAACAATCACAAAGAAACTatgtgaaagaaatggaaaatttgaaaaatgaattaatggCAGTACATTCCAGATACAGTAACGATAAAGCTGGTTGGCAAAAGGAACTGGAAGAAGCATCAAAAAAACAATTAGAGCTTTCAGAACAAATCAAATTTCAGAGTGATTCTGAAGGTAATGTTAAAAAACTACAGGAAGAGATTCAGAAAATCAAGCCGGCCTTTGAGGAGCAGATTTTATGTCTGCAAAAGCAGTTAGAAGTTGCCACAAATGAAAAGGAGCGAGAAATTACTCATCTCCAAGGAGTCATTGAGGCTAATTCTCAGCAGtaccaaaaagaaattaatagttTGCAAGAGGAACTTTTACAGTTGAAATCTACACACCAAGAAGAGGTGAAGGAATTGAAGTGCCAGATTGAAGCATCTGCTAAAGAACACGAAGCAGAAGTAAATCATTTAAACCAGCTAAAGGAGAACTTAGTCAGACAGTGTGAGGCAAGTGAGAAGAACCTTCAGGAGAAATATGAATGTGAATTAGAAAACGCAAACCAGGAAAATCAGATGTGTTCTTTGCTCTTACAGGAAGATACTCTTGTAGAACAAGCAGTAAATGAAAAAGTCAAACACTTAGAAGATACCCTAAAAGAACTGAAGTCTCAACATAGCATCTTAAAAGACGAGTTAACTTACATGAATAATCTTAAATTAAAACTTGAAATTGACGCCCAGCATACAAAGGATGAGTTTTTCCACGAACGGGaagatttagaatttaaaattaatgaattattacTAGCTAAAGAAGAACAGGGGTGTGtagttgaaaaattaaaatctgagctagaagattcaaataaacaattttgCTGTACCGTAGAACAACATAACAAAGAAGTACAGAGTCTTAAGGAAcaacatcaaaaagaaatatCAGAACTAAATGAGGCATTATTGTCaggttcagaaaaagaaaaattaacactgATGTTTGAAATACAGGGTCTTAAGGAACAGTGTGAAAACCTACAACAAGAAAAGCAAGAAGCAATTTTAAATTATGAGAGTTTACGAGAGATTATGGAAATTTTACAAGCAGAGTTGGGGGAATCTGCTGGAAAAATAAGTCAAGAGTTTGAATCAATGAAGCAACAGCAAGCATCTGATGTTAATGAACTTCAGCAGAAGCTCAGAACTGCATTTAATGAAAAAGATGCTCTTCTTGAAACCATGAATAGTCtccagagagaaaatgaaaagttattaACACAGCAACAAATTGTACCAGAACTTGAAAATACCATAAAGAACCttcaagaaaagaatgaagtatatTTAGTTAGTCTCAGTCAGAGAGATACCATGTTACAAGAATTTGAAGCAAAGATAAGTTCTCTTACTGAGGAAAAAGATGATCTCATAAGTAAAATTAAAGGTTCTCATGAAGAGGTGGAGACTGTCTATCACAGACGTGAAAGGGGAGAAAGGTTTATTGTAGGACCCGGGGAGAAAGTGGAGCAGACTACCCAGTGCAACAGTGAGCTAGAACAAAAGGTAAATGAATTAACAGCACAACTAGAAGAAACCTTAAAAGAAAAGGATCAAAATGACGAAAAACTGGAAAAGCTTATGGCTCAGTTGAAAACTCTCTCTGAAGACCAGGAAGCAGTGTCATCTGAAGTGAAGTCTCTTCATGAGGAAAATAGTAGACTGTGTTCAGAAAAGAACCAGTTGAGTAGGGATTTGGAATCTCTCCTATCTCAAAAAGAAGGAGATTTTATGCTGAAGGAGCAGATTTCtgaattagaaaagaaacttCAGTTAACAGTTGAAGAAAGagataatttaaataaacttttggaAAATGAGCAACTTCAGAAGTTATTTGTCAGAGCTCAGTTGTGTGGTTTTCTTGAACAAATGGAGTCAAAAGTTTCAGAAAAAAGTGAAGAACAAGATGTTGTAAGTGTCCTACAAGCTGTAGGTGAATCCTTagctaaaataaatgaagaaaaacacaacTTGGTCTTCCAGTATGGTAAAAGGGTAGCAGAGTTAGAAAAAGAGATTAAGTTTCTCCAAGAAGAGAATGTGATTCAATGTGAGGAACTTAGGTCTTTACTAAGAGACCATGAGCTAGAGAAACCTCTCTTAAGGAAAGAGTTAGAAGAAACCCTCTTGGAAAAAGAGGCCCTGCAGTCTGATCTTCtagaaatgaagaatgctaatGAACAAACAAGGCTTGAAAATCAGAATCTCCTAATTCAAGTTGAAGAATTATCTCAAAAATTATgtagtaaaaatgaaaaaggaaaatattttataaaggaacTTGAAAACCTAAGGCCATTACTAGAACAAAAAGAATCAGAATTGCAAGATGTGAGAGCAGAGTTGATATCATTAAAG GATTCCTTAGAGAAATCACCTTCTGTAGAAAGTGATCAACCTTCAGTAAAagagtttgaagaaaaaatag CATATCTGGAAGAAGAATGCAAAgacaaagaggagaaaatagaGAAGTTAAAACTAGTTGCTTTGAAGGCAAAGAAAGAACTAGGTTCTAGCAGAAAAGAG gccCAGACGCTACGGGAAGAACTTGAATCTGTTCGCTCAGAAAGGGATCAGGTGTCTGCTTCCATGAGAGATCTCATTCAAGGAGCAGAAAGCTATAAg AATCTTGTGTTGGAATATGATAAGCAGTCAGAGCAGTTGGATCTGGAGAAAGAACGGGCTCATAATTTTGAGCACCAAGTAGAAGACCTGACAAGACAATTAAGGAATCTGACTTTTCAG TGTGAAAAATTAAACTCAGATAATGAAGATCTCCTGGCCCGCATTGAGACACTGCAGTCTAACACCCGGTTATTAGAAGTGCAGATTTTGGAAGTCCACAAAGCCAAGGCCATGGCAGACAAAGAGTTGGAAGCTGAAAAACTTCagaaagagcagaaaataaag gaGCATGCCAGTTCTGTAAACGAGCTTGAAGAGCTTCAGCTACAactgcaaaaggaaaagaaacagcttCAGAAAACCATGCAAGAATTAGAGCTGGTTAGAAAG GATGCCCAACAAACCACATTGATGAACATGGAAATTGCTGATTACGAACGtttgatgaaagaattaaatcaGAAGTTAGCTAATAAGAGCAGCAAGATAGAAGATTtggaacaagaaataaaactccAAAAACAGAAGCAAGAAACGCTGCAGGATGAAATGA CTTCACTGCAGGCTTCAGTACAACAGTATgaggaaaaaaacaccaaaatcaagCAGTTGCTtgtgaaaaccaaaaaagaaCTGGCGGATTCAAAGCGAGCG GAAACTGATCACTTAATACTTCAAGCGTCTTTAAAGGGCGAGCTGGAGGCAAGCCAGCAGCAAGTAGAAGTGTATAAA ATTCAGCTGGCGGAAATGACGTCGGAGAAGCACAAAGCTCACCAGCACCTGAAGGCGTCCGCGGACCAGCAGCAGCGCACGCTGGGCGCCTACCAGCAGAGGGTGGCAGCCCTGCAGGAGGAGTGCCGCGCGGCCAGG GCAGAACAAGCTGCTGTCACCTCTGAATTTGAGAGCTACAAAGTCCGAGTTCACAACGttctaaaacaacagaaaactaagTCTGTGTCTCAGACTGAGACCGACGGAGCCAAACAAGAAAG AGATCATCTGGAAATGCTGATTGACCAACTAAAGATCAAATTACAAGACACCCAAAATAACTTACAGATCAACGTCTCTGAACTGCAGACCTTGCAGTCTGAACATGACGCCCTACTAGAAAGGCACAACAGGATGCTGCAGGAGACCGTGTCCAAGGAGACCGGGCTCCGAGAGAA GCTGTGCGCCGTGCAGTCGGAGAACTCCGCGATGAAGTCTGAGCACGCACAGACCGTGAGTCAGCTCTCGGCCCAGCACGAGGCCCTGCGTGGCAGCTTCCGAGACCAGGTGCTGCAGCTGCAGGAGGAGCACCGGCGGACAGTGGAGACGCTGCAGCAGCAGCTGAGCAGGCTGCAGGCCCAGCTCTTCCAGCTCCGGAGCGAGCCGTCCACAAGAA GCCCAGCTTCTTCCCAGCAACCTTTGAGAAGCCTTCGAGAAAGGAGAAGCGCAGACCTCCCGCTTCTGGATGTGCCGGCCACGAcccgggaggagggggaggggatggagaccACGGACACCGAGTCCGTATCTTCCGCCGGCACCCACGCGCAGTCCTTAGAGCAGCTGCTCCGTTCTCCCGAAGCCAGACTCG AGCCTCCTTCCTGGCACGCTGAATTCACCAAAGAAGAATTGGTTCAAAAGCTCAGTTCCACCACAAAAAGTGCCGACCACTTAAACGGGCTGCTTCGGGAAACAGAAGCCACCAACGCCATCCTCATGGAGCAGATTAAG CTTCTGAAGAGTGAAATAAGGCGGCTGGAGAGGAACCAGGCGCGAGAGCAGTCGGCCGCCAACCTGGAATACCTGAAGAACGTGCTGCTGCAGTTCATCCTCCTGAAGCCGGGAAGCGAGCGGGCGCGGCTGCTGCCCGTCGTGGACACGATGCTGCAGCTCAGCCCCGAGGAGAAGGCCAGGCTGGCCGCCGCCGCCCAAGGTGCGCGTGCCTGGGACGCAGACCAGAGCTTTGAAACTTTGTCCATTGGACGCGCTCTGCCATGTGTGTCCCC GTGA
- the GCC2 gene encoding GRIP and coiled-coil domain-containing protein 2 isoform X4: MEEPVHDGVASPAAPGTGKSKLETLPKEDLIKFAKKQMMLIQKAKSRCTELEKEIEELRSKAVAGGTDDIIKALTIRLDAMLLEKAETEQQCVSLKKENIKMKQEVEDSATKLEDVREEFEQSQRNYVKEMENLKNELMAVHSRYSNDKAGWQKELEEASKKQLELSEQIKFQSDSEGNVKKLQEEIQKIKPAFEEQILCLQKQLEVATNEKEREITHLQGVIEANSQQYQKEINSLQEELLQLKSTHQEEVKELKCQIEASAKEHEAEVNHLNQLKENLVRQCEASEKNLQEKYECELENANQENQMCSLLLQEDTLVEQAVNEKVKHLEDTLKELKSQHSILKDELTYMNNLKLKLEIDAQHTKDEFFHEREDLEFKINELLLAKEEQGCVVEKLKSELEDSNKQFCCTVEQHNKEVQSLKEQHQKEISELNEALLSGSEKEKLTLMFEIQGLKEQCENLQQEKQEAILNYESLREIMEILQAELGESAGKISQEFESMKQQQASDVNELQQKLRTAFNEKDALLETMNSLQRENEKLLTQQQIVPELENTIKNLQEKNEVYLVSLSQRDTMLQEFEAKISSLTEEKDDLISKIKGSHEEVETVYHRRERGERFIVGPGEKVEQTTQCNSELEQKVNELTAQLEETLKEKDQNDEKLEKLMAQLKTLSEDQEAVSSEVKSLHEENSRLCSEKNQLSRDLESLLSQKEGDFMLKEQISELEKKLQLTVEERDNLNKLLENEQLQKLFVRAQLCGFLEQMESKVSEKSEEQDVVSVLQAVGESLAKINEEKHNLVFQYGKRVAELEKEIKFLQEENVIQCEELRSLLRDHELEKPLLRKELEETLLEKEALQSDLLEMKNANEQTRLENQNLLIQVEELSQKLCSKNEKGKYFIKELENLRPLLEQKESELQDVRAELISLKDSLEKSPSVESDQPSVKEFEEKIAYLEEECKDKEEKIEKLKLVALKAKKELGSSRKEAQTLREELESVRSERDQVSASMRDLIQGAESYKNLVLEYDKQSEQLDLEKERAHNFEHQVEDLTRQLRNLTFQCEKLNSDNEDLLARIETLQSNTRLLEVQILEVHKAKAMADKELEAEKLQKEQKIKEHASSVNELEELQLQLQKEKKQLQKTMQELELVRKDAQQTTLMNMEIADYERLMKELNQKLANKSSKIEDLEQEIKLQKQKQETLQDEMTSLQASVQQYEEKNTKIKQLLVKTKKELADSKRAETDHLILQASLKGELEASQQQVEVYKIQLAEMTSEKHKAHQHLKASADQQQRTLGAYQQRVAALQEECRAARAEQAAVTSEFESYKVRVHNVLKQQKTKSVSQTETDGAKQERDHLEMLIDQLKIKLQDTQNNLQINVSELQTLQSEHDALLERHNRMLQETVSKETGLREKLCAVQSENSAMKSEHAQTVSQLSAQHEALRGSFRDQVLQLQEEHRRTVETLQQQLSRLQAQLFQLRSEPSTRSPASSQQPLRSLRERRSADLPLLDVPATTREEGEGMETTDTESVSSAGTHAQSLEQLLRSPEARLEPPSWHAEFTKEELVQKLSSTTKSADHLNGLLRETEATNAILMEQIKGRERRPRSSSLPC, encoded by the exons ATGGAG GAGCCTGTTCACGACGGGGTGGCCTCGCCGGCCGCTCCTGGGACCGGGAAATCCAAG CTGGAAACATTGCCCAAGGAAGATCTTATCAAGTTTGCCAAGAAGCAGATGATGCTAATACAGAAAGCTAAATCAAGATGTACAG aattggagaaagaaattgaagaattgAGATCGAAAGCTGTTGCTGGAGGAACTGATGATATTATTAAG GCATTGACCATACGTCTGGATGCTATGCTTTTGGAAAAAGCAGAGACTGAGCAACAGTGTGTTTCtttgaagaaggaaaatattaaaatgaagcaGGAGGTTGAG GATTCTGCAACTAAGTTGGAAGATGTGCGCGAGGAGTTTGAACAATCACAAAGAAACTatgtgaaagaaatggaaaatttgaaaaatgaattaatggCAGTACATTCCAGATACAGTAACGATAAAGCTGGTTGGCAAAAGGAACTGGAAGAAGCATCAAAAAAACAATTAGAGCTTTCAGAACAAATCAAATTTCAGAGTGATTCTGAAGGTAATGTTAAAAAACTACAGGAAGAGATTCAGAAAATCAAGCCGGCCTTTGAGGAGCAGATTTTATGTCTGCAAAAGCAGTTAGAAGTTGCCACAAATGAAAAGGAGCGAGAAATTACTCATCTCCAAGGAGTCATTGAGGCTAATTCTCAGCAGtaccaaaaagaaattaatagttTGCAAGAGGAACTTTTACAGTTGAAATCTACACACCAAGAAGAGGTGAAGGAATTGAAGTGCCAGATTGAAGCATCTGCTAAAGAACACGAAGCAGAAGTAAATCATTTAAACCAGCTAAAGGAGAACTTAGTCAGACAGTGTGAGGCAAGTGAGAAGAACCTTCAGGAGAAATATGAATGTGAATTAGAAAACGCAAACCAGGAAAATCAGATGTGTTCTTTGCTCTTACAGGAAGATACTCTTGTAGAACAAGCAGTAAATGAAAAAGTCAAACACTTAGAAGATACCCTAAAAGAACTGAAGTCTCAACATAGCATCTTAAAAGACGAGTTAACTTACATGAATAATCTTAAATTAAAACTTGAAATTGACGCCCAGCATACAAAGGATGAGTTTTTCCACGAACGGGaagatttagaatttaaaattaatgaattattacTAGCTAAAGAAGAACAGGGGTGTGtagttgaaaaattaaaatctgagctagaagattcaaataaacaattttgCTGTACCGTAGAACAACATAACAAAGAAGTACAGAGTCTTAAGGAAcaacatcaaaaagaaatatCAGAACTAAATGAGGCATTATTGTCaggttcagaaaaagaaaaattaacactgATGTTTGAAATACAGGGTCTTAAGGAACAGTGTGAAAACCTACAACAAGAAAAGCAAGAAGCAATTTTAAATTATGAGAGTTTACGAGAGATTATGGAAATTTTACAAGCAGAGTTGGGGGAATCTGCTGGAAAAATAAGTCAAGAGTTTGAATCAATGAAGCAACAGCAAGCATCTGATGTTAATGAACTTCAGCAGAAGCTCAGAACTGCATTTAATGAAAAAGATGCTCTTCTTGAAACCATGAATAGTCtccagagagaaaatgaaaagttattaACACAGCAACAAATTGTACCAGAACTTGAAAATACCATAAAGAACCttcaagaaaagaatgaagtatatTTAGTTAGTCTCAGTCAGAGAGATACCATGTTACAAGAATTTGAAGCAAAGATAAGTTCTCTTACTGAGGAAAAAGATGATCTCATAAGTAAAATTAAAGGTTCTCATGAAGAGGTGGAGACTGTCTATCACAGACGTGAAAGGGGAGAAAGGTTTATTGTAGGACCCGGGGAGAAAGTGGAGCAGACTACCCAGTGCAACAGTGAGCTAGAACAAAAGGTAAATGAATTAACAGCACAACTAGAAGAAACCTTAAAAGAAAAGGATCAAAATGACGAAAAACTGGAAAAGCTTATGGCTCAGTTGAAAACTCTCTCTGAAGACCAGGAAGCAGTGTCATCTGAAGTGAAGTCTCTTCATGAGGAAAATAGTAGACTGTGTTCAGAAAAGAACCAGTTGAGTAGGGATTTGGAATCTCTCCTATCTCAAAAAGAAGGAGATTTTATGCTGAAGGAGCAGATTTCtgaattagaaaagaaacttCAGTTAACAGTTGAAGAAAGagataatttaaataaacttttggaAAATGAGCAACTTCAGAAGTTATTTGTCAGAGCTCAGTTGTGTGGTTTTCTTGAACAAATGGAGTCAAAAGTTTCAGAAAAAAGTGAAGAACAAGATGTTGTAAGTGTCCTACAAGCTGTAGGTGAATCCTTagctaaaataaatgaagaaaaacacaacTTGGTCTTCCAGTATGGTAAAAGGGTAGCAGAGTTAGAAAAAGAGATTAAGTTTCTCCAAGAAGAGAATGTGATTCAATGTGAGGAACTTAGGTCTTTACTAAGAGACCATGAGCTAGAGAAACCTCTCTTAAGGAAAGAGTTAGAAGAAACCCTCTTGGAAAAAGAGGCCCTGCAGTCTGATCTTCtagaaatgaagaatgctaatGAACAAACAAGGCTTGAAAATCAGAATCTCCTAATTCAAGTTGAAGAATTATCTCAAAAATTATgtagtaaaaatgaaaaaggaaaatattttataaaggaacTTGAAAACCTAAGGCCATTACTAGAACAAAAAGAATCAGAATTGCAAGATGTGAGAGCAGAGTTGATATCATTAAAG GATTCCTTAGAGAAATCACCTTCTGTAGAAAGTGATCAACCTTCAGTAAAagagtttgaagaaaaaatag CATATCTGGAAGAAGAATGCAAAgacaaagaggagaaaatagaGAAGTTAAAACTAGTTGCTTTGAAGGCAAAGAAAGAACTAGGTTCTAGCAGAAAAGAG gccCAGACGCTACGGGAAGAACTTGAATCTGTTCGCTCAGAAAGGGATCAGGTGTCTGCTTCCATGAGAGATCTCATTCAAGGAGCAGAAAGCTATAAg AATCTTGTGTTGGAATATGATAAGCAGTCAGAGCAGTTGGATCTGGAGAAAGAACGGGCTCATAATTTTGAGCACCAAGTAGAAGACCTGACAAGACAATTAAGGAATCTGACTTTTCAG TGTGAAAAATTAAACTCAGATAATGAAGATCTCCTGGCCCGCATTGAGACACTGCAGTCTAACACCCGGTTATTAGAAGTGCAGATTTTGGAAGTCCACAAAGCCAAGGCCATGGCAGACAAAGAGTTGGAAGCTGAAAAACTTCagaaagagcagaaaataaag gaGCATGCCAGTTCTGTAAACGAGCTTGAAGAGCTTCAGCTACAactgcaaaaggaaaagaaacagcttCAGAAAACCATGCAAGAATTAGAGCTGGTTAGAAAG GATGCCCAACAAACCACATTGATGAACATGGAAATTGCTGATTACGAACGtttgatgaaagaattaaatcaGAAGTTAGCTAATAAGAGCAGCAAGATAGAAGATTtggaacaagaaataaaactccAAAAACAGAAGCAAGAAACGCTGCAGGATGAAATGA CTTCACTGCAGGCTTCAGTACAACAGTATgaggaaaaaaacaccaaaatcaagCAGTTGCTtgtgaaaaccaaaaaagaaCTGGCGGATTCAAAGCGAGCG GAAACTGATCACTTAATACTTCAAGCGTCTTTAAAGGGCGAGCTGGAGGCAAGCCAGCAGCAAGTAGAAGTGTATAAA ATTCAGCTGGCGGAAATGACGTCGGAGAAGCACAAAGCTCACCAGCACCTGAAGGCGTCCGCGGACCAGCAGCAGCGCACGCTGGGCGCCTACCAGCAGAGGGTGGCAGCCCTGCAGGAGGAGTGCCGCGCGGCCAGG GCAGAACAAGCTGCTGTCACCTCTGAATTTGAGAGCTACAAAGTCCGAGTTCACAACGttctaaaacaacagaaaactaagTCTGTGTCTCAGACTGAGACCGACGGAGCCAAACAAGAAAG AGATCATCTGGAAATGCTGATTGACCAACTAAAGATCAAATTACAAGACACCCAAAATAACTTACAGATCAACGTCTCTGAACTGCAGACCTTGCAGTCTGAACATGACGCCCTACTAGAAAGGCACAACAGGATGCTGCAGGAGACCGTGTCCAAGGAGACCGGGCTCCGAGAGAA GCTGTGCGCCGTGCAGTCGGAGAACTCCGCGATGAAGTCTGAGCACGCACAGACCGTGAGTCAGCTCTCGGCCCAGCACGAGGCCCTGCGTGGCAGCTTCCGAGACCAGGTGCTGCAGCTGCAGGAGGAGCACCGGCGGACAGTGGAGACGCTGCAGCAGCAGCTGAGCAGGCTGCAGGCCCAGCTCTTCCAGCTCCGGAGCGAGCCGTCCACAAGAA GCCCAGCTTCTTCCCAGCAACCTTTGAGAAGCCTTCGAGAAAGGAGAAGCGCAGACCTCCCGCTTCTGGATGTGCCGGCCACGAcccgggaggagggggaggggatggagaccACGGACACCGAGTCCGTATCTTCCGCCGGCACCCACGCGCAGTCCTTAGAGCAGCTGCTCCGTTCTCCCGAAGCCAGACTCG AGCCTCCTTCCTGGCACGCTGAATTCACCAAAGAAGAATTGGTTCAAAAGCTCAGTTCCACCACAAAAAGTGCCGACCACTTAAACGGGCTGCTTCGGGAAACAGAAGCCACCAACGCCATCCTCATGGAGCAGATTAAG ggaagagaaagaagaccgCGTTCCTCCAGTCTGCCATGTTAA